Proteins co-encoded in one Ignavibacteria bacterium genomic window:
- a CDS encoding 3'(2'),5'-bisphosphate nucleotidase CysQ, which translates to MLNNLLNIAIKSSYLAGEEIIKVRNNITQGVKLKKDKSYVTNADLIANSIIIEQLEQTRIPIVAEESIPNVLKENNIIRRNSRRIWLVDPLDGTSEFIKGGIEFTVNIALIEDYEVILGVVYVPVTKELYFAHKDIGSYKWIGDYEENLIEKSQKLPYTKTEKYTVVASKLNLDKNTQLYINNITIGKDFTYKNSSSSLKFCMVAEGTADIYPRMTSIKEWDTAAAHAIVKFAGKNVYTLGGLELRYNKEKLINPPFVVK; encoded by the coding sequence ATGTTAAACAACCTATTAAATATTGCAATCAAATCATCCTACTTGGCAGGTGAAGAAATCATTAAAGTTAGAAACAATATTACACAAGGAGTCAAACTCAAAAAAGATAAATCCTATGTAACTAATGCTGACCTTATTGCTAATTCGATTATTATTGAACAACTTGAACAAACAAGAATACCTATTGTGGCTGAAGAAAGTATTCCTAATGTTTTGAAAGAAAACAATATAATTAGAAGAAATTCTAGAAGAATTTGGTTAGTAGATCCATTAGATGGTACAAGCGAATTTATAAAAGGTGGAATAGAATTTACAGTAAACATTGCGCTTATAGAAGATTATGAAGTTATCTTAGGTGTAGTATATGTACCTGTAACAAAAGAATTATATTTTGCACACAAAGATATTGGTTCTTATAAGTGGATAGGTGATTATGAAGAAAATCTTATTGAGAAATCACAAAAATTACCTTATACCAAAACTGAAAAATACACTGTAGTTGCTTCAAAATTAAACTTGGACAAAAATACACAACTTTATATAAATAATATAACAATAGGTAAAGATTTTACGTATAAGAATAGTAGTAGTTCGTTAAAGTTTTGTATGGTTGCAGAAGGTACAGCTGATATTTATCCAAGAATGACTTCAATAAAAGAGTGGGACACCGCTGCAGCTCATGCTATTGTAAAATTTGCTGGAAAGAATGTATATACTTTAGGTGGTTTAGAATTGAGATACAACAAAGAAAAATTGATTAATCCACCTTTTGTAGTAAAATAA
- a CDS encoding glycosyltransferase family 1 protein, which produces MKILIIQEKGRHEKNWQFRESLSFKKSFDKIGVNSVVWGLNYPNYNLKFEEVSKDCDVILLIENYNNGWLPNISNFKGLKLFWSIDSHVIPQQHRQTCDHNKIDIVLNAIESHSRYFPNQKCYYLPNAYPDDLIYPKPNIEKTIDIGFCGNWVNRADWINLIPNIKKYIFVIGDDMVNAINSFKIHFNRNMADDINYRTFETLGCKTFLLTNYTENLDKLFNIGEHLVTYTNKQDLLQKINYYLGNPQIREKIAESGYNHVKNNHTYTHRAKRILEIIKENQK; this is translated from the coding sequence ATGAAAATACTAATAATACAAGAAAAGGGTAGACACGAAAAAAACTGGCAATTTAGAGAATCTTTAAGTTTTAAAAAATCATTTGATAAAATAGGTGTAAACTCTGTGGTTTGGGGTTTAAATTATCCTAATTATAACCTTAAATTTGAAGAAGTTTCAAAAGATTGTGATGTTATTCTTCTAATTGAAAATTATAATAATGGTTGGTTACCTAACATTTCAAATTTTAAAGGTTTGAAATTATTTTGGAGTATTGATAGTCATGTGATACCACAACAACACAGACAAACTTGTGACCATAACAAAATTGATATTGTATTAAATGCTATTGAATCACATAGTAGATATTTTCCAAATCAAAAATGTTACTATCTACCAAATGCTTACCCAGATGATTTAATCTATCCGAAACCAAATATAGAAAAAACAATTGATATAGGTTTTTGTGGAAACTGGGTTAATCGTGCTGATTGGATCAATTTAATACCTAATATTAAGAAATATATTTTTGTCATAGGAGATGATATGGTTAATGCTATAAATTCTTTTAAAATTCATTTTAATAGAAATATGGCAGATGATATTAATTACAGAACATTTGAAACACTTGGTTGTAAAACTTTTTTACTCACCAATTATACAGAAAATCTTGACAAACTTTTTAATATAGGTGAACATCTTGTAACATATACAAACAAACAAGATTTATTACAAAAAATAAATTATTATCTTGGTAATCCACAAATTAGAGAAAAAATTGCTGAAAGTGGTTACAATCATGTAAAGAATAATCACACATATACTCATAGAGCAAAAAGGATTTTAGAAATAATAAAAGAAAACCAGAAATAA